The following nucleotide sequence is from Mycobacterium sp. Z3061.
CGTTGCGGTACCGTTCAGCGGCATCAAAGTGGCGGAAGCCCACGTCAACCGCAGCCTTGACGGCATCCCGAGTCTTGGTGTTGTCCGACAGCGACGTCCCGAACCCGAGCGCAGGGATGTCACCGCTTCCGTTGTTCAGCGCAAATCGAAGCTGGTTCAGATCGCCGTTGGTTGCCATGGTTACCGGTCCCTCACTGAGTGCGATATCTAGCTGTCCTGTGCAACACATGTGAGCGGAATGTGTTGTCGCGATGTCGGCAACGTCACAGCGAGCCGCAACGCCGAACGCTTTGATGCGCGAGAGTCCCCAAAACGCCGGCCGCCGCGGCGTGGCGGCGGCAACACGCGGGCGCTCGCCGCCCCGGGCACCAGACGCCAGGATCGGCCCAAACAAAGCTGCCATTGACGAATGTCACCATTTGCGATTGACTCCATTGCATGGCGCACATCGCGGTGCGGTCCGAGCGGACGTTCGAATAATGCTGGGGCCATTGGACAGGCTGCTAGGCCGCAAGACCCCGAGTCACGGGGCCCTGGCGGTCGTCACGGGGGCAGGTAGCGGCATCGGCGCCGCCTTCGCCGTCGAACTCGGCCGCCGGGGCGGCAAAGTGGTCTGCAGCGACATTGACGAGATGGCCGCCCAGCGGACCGCCGACGAACTCATCGCGCAAGGTGCCGAAGCCACGGCGGTGGGCTGCGACGTGTCCAAGATTGAGGACGTGCACGCCCTGGCCGATAAGGCGCAGGAATGGTTCGGCGCGCCGCCGACACTGGTGATCAACAACGCCGGCGTGGGCGCCGGCGGCGAGCCGATCGGCGATGTCCCACTGGATGATTGGGTGCGTACCCTCGGAGTGAACCTGTGGGGACCGATTCACGGTTGTCACGTCTTCACGCCCATACTGCGGGAGTCGGTCGGGTCCGGCCAGCCCAAGGCGATCATCAATGTCGCCTCGGCGGCGGCGTTCGGGGCCGCACCCGGCATGGGCGCCTACAACGTCAGTAAGGCCGGGGTGCTCTCGCTGTCGGAGACATTGGCGGCCGAATTGTCCGGCACCGGAATCAAAGTCACCGTGCTGTGCCCGACCTTCGTCAAGACCAACATCGTCGAGTCAGGCCTGCAGGCCGGACGCATCAGCGAGGAGTCCAGCGCGCTGGCCACCAGACTGATGCGCTGGACCGGATTCTCCGCCGAGAAGGTCGCGCGGATCTGCCTGGACGCCAACGATCGCGGCGAGCTGTACTGCATGCCCCAGCTGGAGGCCAAGCTCGGCTGGAATGTCAAACGCCTTGCACCGGGCGCATATACGCGCGCGGTCGGTCTGGTGTCGCGCGTAGGGCACTGACGTCGGGGCACTGCAACCAGGGCACTGAAACATCCGTCCACCTTGAAAGGACATCGTTGTGGCCATCGAAATGGAAGCCATGCTCGCCAAGATCAAGGATCGCCAGTGGGCGCTCGCCGACATCGACTGGGAGGCGCCGGGGGCCGAAACGATCCGCCCCGAGTTCCGTCCGAAGCTCAAGGCTTTCATGGCCGATCTGTGCTGGATCGAGAACATCGGCGCCCGGGGTTTCGCGGCGTTGGCCAAGAAGGCGCCCAACCCGACCATCGCCGAGATCTACCGGTACTTCCATGCCGAGGAACAGCGGCACGCGAACGCCGAACTGGCGCTGATGAAGCGCTGGGGCATGCTCGAGGACGGCGAGATTCCCGAGCCGAACGTCAACATCCGGCTGGCCATCGAGTGGCTGGACACGTTCGCCGACGACATGCCGCTGTCC
It contains:
- a CDS encoding SDR family NAD(P)-dependent oxidoreductase yields the protein MLGPLDRLLGRKTPSHGALAVVTGAGSGIGAAFAVELGRRGGKVVCSDIDEMAAQRTADELIAQGAEATAVGCDVSKIEDVHALADKAQEWFGAPPTLVINNAGVGAGGEPIGDVPLDDWVRTLGVNLWGPIHGCHVFTPILRESVGSGQPKAIINVASAAAFGAAPGMGAYNVSKAGVLSLSETLAAELSGTGIKVTVLCPTFVKTNIVESGLQAGRISEESSALATRLMRWTGFSAEKVARICLDANDRGELYCMPQLEAKLGWNVKRLAPGAYTRAVGLVSRVGH